The following are from one region of the Streptomyces decoyicus genome:
- a CDS encoding carbohydrate-binding protein, with protein sequence MTAGNNGADTPENDDPFAYLYRSEGGEGGAPGPSGDGPAARQPGVPRTSYNQVRAVGQRQYGQQAPQQVTYGQQNAHYAAPETLPGGDRTRSAPAPGNGGQEPRRGRNGLLIGAVAVVAVVCIGIGVAMLTNGKNAKDDTAGKPGPTAGDTVSPGDKPKKPAPGKLPKEDAGSLRLDGGATTAKDVPGARSAGGTYVAGMNTPGASATWTVDVPRSGDYTLFVGYGVPGKDADSSLTINGQPRSTKLNMENFAGAKEGAWDKGWTRTFAWIQLNKGTNTIKISCEQGNKCDFNLDKVTLKAGQVKR encoded by the coding sequence ATGACGGCCGGCAACAACGGCGCGGACACGCCGGAGAACGACGACCCGTTCGCCTATCTCTACCGCTCGGAAGGCGGCGAGGGCGGCGCACCGGGCCCGTCGGGCGATGGTCCGGCGGCGCGGCAGCCGGGCGTCCCGCGTACCTCCTACAACCAGGTCCGGGCGGTCGGCCAGCGCCAGTACGGCCAGCAGGCTCCGCAGCAGGTGACGTACGGGCAGCAGAACGCCCACTACGCCGCGCCGGAGACGCTGCCCGGCGGCGACCGTACGCGCTCCGCCCCGGCCCCGGGCAACGGTGGCCAGGAGCCGCGCCGCGGCCGCAACGGCCTGCTGATCGGCGCCGTCGCGGTGGTCGCGGTGGTGTGCATAGGCATCGGCGTCGCGATGCTCACCAACGGCAAGAACGCCAAGGACGACACCGCGGGCAAGCCGGGCCCGACGGCCGGCGACACGGTGTCCCCCGGTGACAAGCCCAAGAAGCCCGCTCCCGGCAAGCTGCCCAAGGAGGACGCGGGAAGCCTGCGGCTGGACGGCGGGGCGACCACGGCCAAGGACGTGCCGGGCGCGCGCTCGGCCGGCGGGACGTATGTGGCGGGGATGAACACCCCTGGCGCGTCCGCCACTTGGACCGTCGATGTGCCCCGGTCCGGCGACTACACGCTCTTCGTCGGCTACGGCGTGCCGGGCAAGGACGCCGATTCCTCGCTGACCATCAACGGTCAGCCGCGCTCGACGAAGCTCAACATGGAGAACTTCGCCGGGGCGAAGGAGGGCGCGTGGGACAAGGGCTGGACCCGTACCTTCGCCTGGATCCAGCTGAACAAGGGCACGAACACCATCAAGATCTCGTGCGAGCAGGGCAACAAGTGCGACTTCAACCTGGACAAGGTCACCCTCAAGGCGGGCCAGGTCAAGCGCTGA
- the pfkB gene encoding 1-phosphofructokinase: protein MILTVTLNAALDITYRVPRLHPHTTNRVTEVSERPGGKGLNVARVLAALGHRTVATGFAGGGTGTALRALLAETGVTDALVPVGGTTRRTVAVVDAAGGDTTQLNEPGPTVSPAEWDTFLGAYRELLGEAQAVALCGSLPPGVPVDVYARLTRAARSAGVPVLLDTSGEPLRRGLAARPDLAKPNADELAALTGSTEPLRAARDARRRGAHAVAASLGPAGMLAVTADGTWQATPPRRIAGNPTGAGDSAVAGLLSGLVEGLPWPDRLTRAVALSAATVRAPAAGEFDTATYEELLARVVVTSDHSAAGPDR from the coding sequence ATGATCCTTACGGTCACGCTGAACGCCGCCCTGGACATCACCTACCGCGTTCCCCGGCTCCACCCGCACACCACGAACCGGGTCACCGAGGTCTCCGAACGCCCCGGCGGCAAGGGCCTGAACGTCGCCCGGGTGCTGGCCGCGCTCGGCCACCGCACGGTCGCCACCGGCTTCGCGGGCGGCGGCACCGGCACGGCGCTGCGCGCGCTGCTCGCGGAGACCGGGGTCACCGACGCCCTGGTCCCGGTCGGCGGCACCACCCGCCGCACCGTCGCCGTCGTCGACGCGGCCGGCGGAGACACCACCCAGCTCAACGAGCCGGGCCCGACCGTCTCCCCCGCCGAATGGGACACCTTCCTCGGCGCCTACCGCGAACTGCTGGGCGAGGCGCAGGCGGTGGCGCTGTGCGGCAGCCTGCCGCCGGGCGTTCCGGTCGATGTCTATGCCCGGCTCACCCGGGCCGCGCGCAGCGCCGGCGTCCCGGTCCTGCTCGACACCAGCGGCGAACCGCTGCGCCGCGGCCTGGCCGCCCGCCCCGACCTCGCCAAGCCCAACGCCGATGAACTCGCCGCCCTCACCGGCAGCACCGAGCCGCTGCGCGCCGCCCGCGACGCGCGCCGCCGCGGCGCCCACGCGGTGGCCGCCTCGCTCGGCCCGGCCGGCATGCTCGCGGTGACCGCCGACGGCACCTGGCAGGCCACCCCGCCGCGTCGGATCGCCGGGAACCCGACCGGCGCCGGCGATTCCGCGGTGGCCGGCCTGCTCTCGGGCCTGGTGGAGGGCCTGCCCTGGCCGGACCGGCTGACCCGCGCGGTGGCACTGTCCGCGGCGACCGTACGGGCCCCGGCGGCGGGCGAGTTCGATACGGCTACGTATGAAGAGCTGCTGGCACGCGTCGTGGTGACGAGCGATCACTCCGCGGCCGGGCCGGACCGCTGA
- the nagA gene encoding N-acetylglucosamine-6-phosphate deacetylase produces the protein MAQQQSAQRSSGPGRTVLAGARLARPSGVVERGRIAIEGGRIGDVHSRDLDLDEAAAGRTVDLSGHLIVPGFVDMHVHGGGGGSFSSADPEECLKVAETHRRHGTTSMVASTVTGELADLARQAAVLAELVQQGELAGIHFEGPFISADRCGAHQPELLRDPDPADVRKLIDASHGTVSMMTVAPELPGGMESVRLLADAGVIAAIGHTDSTYDTTRRAIEAGATVATHLFNAMPALGHRAPGPVAALLEDERISVELINDGTHLHPAMLQLAVREAGAGRVAFITDAMGAAGMNDGMYPLGPMQVEVKDGVARISEGPTAGSIAGSTLTLDRAFQRAVTVDGLTVDQAVQALSATPARLLGIDDRTGSLQTGKDADLVVLDAAYDLVGVMRRGEWLVRPPGV, from the coding sequence ATGGCACAGCAACAGTCCGCGCAGCGGTCCTCGGGCCCCGGGCGCACCGTCCTGGCCGGCGCCCGTCTCGCCCGGCCGTCCGGCGTCGTCGAGCGCGGCCGGATCGCCATCGAGGGCGGCCGGATCGGCGATGTCCACAGCCGTGACCTCGACCTGGACGAGGCGGCGGCCGGACGCACCGTGGACCTCTCGGGCCATCTCATCGTCCCCGGCTTCGTCGATATGCACGTCCACGGCGGAGGCGGCGGCTCGTTCTCGTCCGCCGACCCCGAAGAGTGCCTGAAGGTGGCCGAGACCCATCGCAGGCACGGCACCACCTCGATGGTCGCCTCCACCGTCACCGGCGAACTGGCCGACCTCGCCCGGCAGGCCGCGGTGCTCGCCGAGCTGGTCCAGCAGGGCGAGCTGGCCGGCATCCACTTCGAGGGCCCGTTCATCTCCGCGGACCGCTGCGGCGCCCATCAGCCGGAGCTGCTGCGCGACCCGGACCCGGCCGACGTCCGCAAGCTCATCGACGCCTCGCACGGCACCGTGTCGATGATGACCGTCGCGCCCGAACTGCCCGGTGGCATGGAGTCCGTACGGCTGCTCGCCGACGCCGGGGTGATCGCCGCCATCGGCCACACCGACTCCACCTACGACACCACCCGCCGGGCCATCGAGGCCGGCGCCACCGTCGCCACCCACCTCTTCAACGCGATGCCCGCGCTGGGCCACCGCGCGCCCGGCCCGGTCGCCGCGCTCCTGGAGGACGAGCGGATCAGCGTCGAGCTCATCAACGACGGCACCCATCTGCACCCCGCGATGCTCCAGCTGGCGGTGCGTGAGGCCGGTGCCGGACGGGTCGCGTTCATCACCGACGCCATGGGCGCGGCCGGCATGAACGACGGGATGTACCCGCTCGGCCCGATGCAGGTCGAGGTCAAGGACGGGGTCGCGCGCATCAGCGAAGGCCCCACGGCCGGTTCGATCGCCGGCTCCACCCTCACCCTGGACCGCGCCTTCCAGCGCGCCGTGACCGTCGACGGCCTGACGGTCGACCAGGCCGTACAGGCACTTTCGGCCACCCCGGCCCGCCTCCTGGGCATCGACGACCGGACCGGCTCCCTCCAGACCGGCAAGGACGCCGACCTGGTGGTGCTGGACGCGGCATACGACCTGGTGGGAGTCATGCGCCGGGGCGAGTGGCTGGTGCGCCCGCCGGGCGTCTGA
- a CDS encoding ROK family protein, translated as MKAALVGVDAAPSGGTPAGPPVLLYEARRPTGRERGPDAVVEAILGFAAELRDLGTARFGAPAAAAGVAVPGIVDERSGTAVYAANLGWQDVPMRALLSERLGGVPVALGHDVRTGGLAEGRIGAGRDADRFLFVPLGTGIAGAIGIGGRIEAGAHGSAGEIGHIVVRPGGRACGCGQRGCLETLASAAAVGRDWAAVCKDPRASAADAAKAVESGNERARAVWQNAVDALADGLVTGLTLLDPQTLIIGGGLAEAGDTLFTPLREAVRRRVTFQRLPSIVPAALGDAAGCLGAGLLAWDLLSTEVTA; from the coding sequence ATGAAGGCCGCCCTCGTAGGGGTGGACGCGGCGCCTTCCGGGGGGACGCCTGCCGGTCCCCCCGTTCTGCTGTACGAGGCACGGCGCCCCACCGGCCGCGAGCGGGGCCCCGACGCGGTGGTCGAGGCCATCCTCGGCTTCGCCGCCGAGCTGCGCGACCTCGGCACGGCCCGCTTCGGCGCCCCCGCCGCGGCGGCCGGCGTCGCCGTCCCCGGCATCGTCGACGAACGCTCCGGCACCGCCGTCTACGCCGCGAACCTCGGCTGGCAGGACGTACCGATGCGGGCGCTGCTGTCCGAGCGGCTCGGCGGCGTGCCGGTCGCCCTCGGCCACGACGTCCGCACCGGTGGGCTGGCCGAGGGCCGGATCGGCGCCGGCCGGGACGCCGACCGGTTCCTCTTCGTCCCGCTGGGCACGGGGATCGCGGGCGCCATCGGCATCGGCGGCCGGATCGAGGCCGGTGCGCACGGCAGCGCGGGAGAGATCGGCCACATCGTCGTACGGCCCGGCGGGCGCGCGTGCGGCTGTGGTCAGCGCGGCTGTCTGGAGACGCTGGCCTCGGCCGCCGCGGTCGGCCGTGACTGGGCGGCGGTCTGCAAGGATCCGCGGGCCAGCGCGGCGGACGCGGCCAAGGCCGTGGAATCCGGCAACGAGCGGGCCCGCGCCGTATGGCAGAACGCCGTGGACGCCCTCGCCGACGGCCTGGTCACCGGCCTCACCCTGCTCGACCCGCAGACGCTGATCATCGGCGGCGGGCTCGCCGAGGCGGGCGACACGCTGTTCACACCTCTGCGGGAAGCGGTCCGCCGCCGCGTTACGTTCCAGCGGCTCCCCTCGATCGTTCCGGCGGCCCTGGGGGACGCCGCCGGGTGCCTGGGCGCAGGACTGCTCGCCTGGGATCTTCTCTCCACGGAGGTAACCGCCTGA
- a CDS encoding ABC transporter substrate-binding protein, whose amino-acid sequence MQRRYLSLAAAIATTMTLTLTGCGSGTGSDDVTLKLIAADYGDSKSNGSQHYWDELARAFEKKNPGIKVDVDVYSWTDVDKKVEDLVEAGKAPDLAQIGAYADYAAKGRLYSVDKLLNVTTQADFTPSLAEAGEYKRVQYGMPFGASTRRLFYNKKLFTQAGITSPPRTWDDIAHDAQLLKARGVKMPFALPLGPEETQAETMQWMLSGGGGYTDSIGKYTIDSPENVKTFNWLKENLVGKGLTGTDPAKLNRKDAFQGFADGEVGMLNGHPTLMKQAAAKGIDYGTVELPGTNGKAKATMGVADWMMAFKQGGHRAQAGKFLDFVYSDKNVEKFSGDYGLLPVTTSASQAMQADDKYAKLHGFLEQLPNAEFYPANKTSWPLLSKTVKAKMGAAVGPRGNPAGVLTDIQNTADTADNTGE is encoded by the coding sequence GTGCAGCGGCGGTACTTGAGCCTGGCGGCGGCAATCGCCACCACCATGACACTGACTCTTACCGGCTGCGGCAGCGGCACCGGTAGCGACGACGTCACCCTCAAACTGATCGCGGCGGACTACGGCGACAGCAAGTCCAACGGCTCCCAGCACTACTGGGACGAGCTCGCCCGCGCCTTCGAGAAGAAGAACCCCGGCATCAAGGTCGATGTCGACGTCTACAGCTGGACGGACGTCGACAAGAAGGTCGAGGACCTGGTCGAGGCCGGCAAGGCCCCCGACCTCGCCCAGATCGGCGCCTACGCGGACTACGCCGCCAAGGGCCGGCTCTACAGCGTCGACAAGCTGCTCAACGTGACCACCCAGGCCGACTTCACCCCCTCCCTCGCGGAGGCCGGCGAATACAAGCGCGTCCAGTACGGCATGCCCTTCGGCGCCAGCACCCGGCGGCTCTTCTACAACAAGAAGCTGTTCACCCAGGCCGGCATCACCTCCCCGCCGCGGACGTGGGACGACATCGCCCACGACGCCCAGCTGCTGAAGGCCCGTGGCGTCAAGATGCCCTTCGCGCTGCCGCTCGGCCCGGAGGAGACCCAGGCCGAGACGATGCAGTGGATGCTCAGTGGTGGCGGCGGCTACACCGACAGCATCGGCAAGTACACGATCGACTCGCCGGAGAACGTCAAGACCTTCAACTGGCTGAAGGAGAACCTCGTCGGCAAGGGCCTGACCGGCACCGACCCGGCCAAGCTCAACCGCAAGGACGCCTTCCAGGGCTTCGCCGACGGCGAGGTCGGCATGCTCAACGGCCACCCCACCCTGATGAAGCAGGCCGCGGCCAAGGGCATCGACTACGGCACCGTCGAGCTGCCCGGCACCAACGGCAAGGCCAAGGCCACCATGGGCGTCGCCGACTGGATGATGGCGTTCAAGCAGGGCGGCCACCGCGCCCAGGCCGGCAAGTTCCTCGACTTCGTCTACAGCGACAAGAACGTCGAGAAGTTCTCCGGCGACTACGGCCTGCTGCCGGTCACCACCTCCGCCTCCCAGGCGATGCAGGCCGACGACAAGTACGCCAAGCTGCACGGCTTCCTCGAGCAGCTCCCCAACGCCGAGTTCTACCCGGCGAACAAGACCTCCTGGCCGCTGCTCTCCAAGACGGTCAAGGCGAAGATGGGCGCCGCGGTCGGCCCGCGGGGCAACCCGGCCGGGGTGCTCACCGACATCCAGAACACCGCGGACACGGCCGACAACACCGGCGAATGA
- a CDS encoding DUF3263 domain-containing protein: MTSGTEGAGGGPGAGESSSGLSARDEAVLAVERRSWPGPGPKERAIREQLGISPTRYYQLLNALLDDPRALAHDPVTVNRLRRVRDARRARR; the protein is encoded by the coding sequence ATGACAAGCGGTACGGAGGGTGCGGGCGGCGGGCCCGGGGCAGGCGAGAGCTCCTCGGGGCTCTCCGCCCGGGACGAGGCGGTGCTCGCCGTCGAGCGCCGCTCCTGGCCGGGCCCCGGCCCCAAGGAGCGCGCCATCCGCGAGCAGCTCGGCATCTCCCCGACCCGCTACTACCAACTCCTCAACGCCCTGCTGGACGACCCCCGGGCGCTCGCCCACGACCCCGTCACGGTCAACCGCCTGCGCCGCGTCCGGGACGCCCGCCGCGCCCGCCGCTGA
- the otsB gene encoding trehalose-phosphatase, with the protein MGSPPNAAPHSQPTPGSVPTPRTPAGRDGLAALLAHPERAVLALDFDGTLADIVPDPEKARAHDGAVAALGRLVPHVRAAAVITGRPATVAVRLGGFADVPGLDHLTVLGHYGAERWEAATGTVHAPAPHPGVAAIQAELPGVLDASGVWHGTWVETAIERKGGRAIAVHTRRAADPQGAFDQLRGPLTALAERHGLIVEPGRLVLELRPPGMDKGVALADWVRETGATTVLYAGDDLGDLAAFAAVEKLRSDGFDGVLVCSGSNEVAELADRADLVVDGPTGVVGLLAALADRLD; encoded by the coding sequence ATGGGCAGCCCCCCGAACGCCGCGCCACACTCCCAGCCGACACCCGGATCCGTGCCGACCCCGCGCACCCCTGCCGGCCGCGACGGCCTCGCCGCGCTGCTGGCCCACCCGGAACGCGCCGTCCTCGCCCTCGACTTCGACGGCACCCTCGCCGATATCGTCCCCGACCCGGAGAAGGCCCGCGCCCATGACGGCGCCGTCGCCGCCCTCGGCCGCCTGGTGCCCCATGTGCGCGCCGCCGCGGTGATCACCGGCCGTCCGGCCACCGTCGCGGTCCGCCTCGGCGGCTTCGCGGACGTACCGGGCCTGGACCATCTCACCGTCCTCGGCCACTACGGCGCCGAGCGCTGGGAAGCGGCCACCGGCACCGTCCACGCGCCCGCCCCGCATCCCGGCGTCGCCGCCATACAGGCCGAACTCCCCGGTGTCCTGGACGCCTCCGGCGTCTGGCACGGCACCTGGGTCGAGACCGCCATCGAGCGCAAGGGCGGCCGCGCCATCGCCGTCCACACCCGCCGCGCCGCCGACCCCCAGGGCGCCTTCGACCAGCTGCGCGGCCCGCTCACCGCGCTCGCCGAACGCCACGGCCTGATCGTCGAACCGGGCCGCCTCGTCCTGGAACTCCGCCCGCCGGGCATGGACAAGGGCGTCGCCCTGGCCGACTGGGTCCGCGAGACCGGCGCCACCACCGTCCTCTACGCCGGTGACGACCTCGGCGACCTGGCGGCCTTCGCCGCCGTCGAAAAGCTCCGCTCCGACGGCTTCGACGGCGTCCTGGTGTGCAGCGGCAGCAACGAGGTCGCCGAACTCGCCGACCGCGCCGATCTGGTGGTCGACGGCCCGACCGGAGTCGTCGGACTGCTCGCCGCCCTGGCCGACCGGCTGGACTAG
- a CDS encoding alpha,alpha-trehalose-phosphate synthase (UDP-forming) produces the protein MISERVSEGNAVPAGAEVLVASNRGPVSYALGESGTLTAKRGGGGLVSGLSAIGPEAEAVWVCAALGDGDREAVRRTGGALDPGDTGGQRVRMLDIPAEVYTAAYNGIANSALWFVHHMLYQTPLEPVFDAEFRAQWASYESYNRAFAQALADEATEGAAVLVQDYHLALVPGMLRTLRPDVRIAHFSHTPWAPPEYFRMLPDDLARQLLEGMLGADRLGFLTRRWADAFAACCAAVVGGTGDTQIGVYGLGADAGFLRERSQQEDVAERLATLREQIGTGPDGTPRKTVVRVDRTELSKNIVRGLLAYRQLLADHPSWRERVVHVAFAYPSRQDLAVYREYTAEVGRVAEEINSAYGTADWQPVVLHVKDDFARSLAAYRLADVALVNPIRDGMNLVAKEIPVVSDQGCVLVLSREAGAHEELGQDALTVNPYDVSGTARALHEALSMDAGERSERTARLAAAATALPPAQWFLKQLRALKEVTPRADAR, from the coding sequence ATGATCTCCGAGAGGGTCTCCGAAGGCAATGCGGTGCCCGCGGGTGCCGAGGTTCTTGTGGCGTCCAATCGCGGACCGGTCTCGTACGCCCTGGGGGAGAGCGGGACGCTGACCGCCAAGCGGGGCGGTGGCGGGCTGGTCTCCGGGCTGTCGGCCATCGGGCCCGAGGCCGAGGCGGTGTGGGTGTGTGCCGCGCTCGGCGACGGCGACCGGGAGGCCGTACGGCGGACGGGTGGCGCCCTGGACCCGGGCGACACCGGTGGACAACGTGTCCGGATGCTGGACATTCCGGCCGAGGTGTATACCGCCGCCTACAACGGCATCGCGAACTCCGCGCTGTGGTTCGTCCACCACATGCTGTACCAGACCCCGCTGGAACCGGTCTTCGACGCGGAGTTCCGGGCGCAGTGGGCGTCGTACGAGAGCTACAACCGCGCTTTCGCCCAGGCGCTCGCCGACGAGGCCACCGAGGGTGCGGCGGTCCTGGTGCAGGACTACCACCTGGCCCTGGTGCCGGGGATGCTGCGCACCCTGCGCCCCGACGTACGGATCGCGCACTTCTCGCACACGCCGTGGGCGCCGCCGGAGTACTTCCGGATGCTGCCGGACGACCTCGCACGGCAGTTGCTGGAGGGCATGCTGGGCGCCGACCGGCTGGGGTTCCTCACCCGTCGCTGGGCGGACGCGTTCGCCGCGTGCTGCGCCGCGGTCGTCGGCGGCACGGGCGACACCCAAATCGGCGTGTACGGGCTCGGGGCGGACGCCGGGTTCCTGCGCGAGCGGTCGCAGCAGGAGGATGTCGCCGAGCGGCTGGCCACCCTGCGGGAGCAGATCGGCACGGGGCCCGACGGGACGCCGCGCAAGACCGTCGTCCGGGTGGACCGGACCGAGCTGTCGAAGAACATCGTGCGCGGGCTGCTCGCCTACCGGCAGCTCCTGGCGGACCACCCGTCGTGGCGCGAGCGCGTGGTGCATGTCGCGTTCGCCTATCCCTCCCGCCAGGACCTGGCCGTCTACCGGGAGTACACGGCGGAGGTCGGGCGGGTCGCCGAGGAGATCAACTCCGCGTACGGGACGGCGGATTGGCAGCCCGTCGTGCTGCACGTCAAGGACGATTTCGCGCGCTCGCTGGCCGCGTACCGCCTGGCGGACGTGGCGCTGGTCAACCCGATCAGGGACGGGATGAATCTGGTCGCGAAGGAGATCCCGGTGGTCTCCGACCAGGGCTGTGTGCTGGTGCTCTCCCGGGAGGCGGGCGCCCACGAGGAACTGGGGCAGGACGCCCTCACCGTCAATCCGTACGACGTCAGCGGCACCGCACGGGCACTGCACGAGGCACTGTCGATGGACGCGGGCGAACGCAGCGAGCGAACGGCACGGCTGGCCGCGGCCGCCACGGCGCTGCCGCCCGCGCAGTGGTTCCTGAAGCAGTTGCGGGCGCTGAAGGAGGTCACTCCGAGGGCGGACGCCCGCTGA
- a CDS encoding glucosyl-3-phosphoglycerate synthase, producing MLEEVEGWLSSRSWSAADRPLGQLLEAKRQTGRTVSVVLPALDEEATVGAIVSVIRAELMTETVPLVDELVVLDSGSTDRTAEVAAAAGARVVHRDSVLPRLPALPGKGEVLWRSLLATTGDIVCFIDADLRAFSSVFVSGIIGPLLTDPDLQFVKAMYDRPLETGVEGAGAGQGGRVTELVARPLLNLHWPQLAGFVQPLGGEYAARRSLLERLPFPVGYGVELGLLVDALHTVGLDALAQVDVGVRKHRHQDGQALGRMAAAIYRTAQLRLTRGHLVRPRLTQFDRGEQGFVPRTTEVDTEERPPMAEIPEYAARRAA from the coding sequence GTGCTGGAAGAGGTCGAGGGCTGGCTGAGCAGCCGCTCCTGGTCCGCCGCTGACCGTCCACTGGGGCAGCTGCTGGAGGCCAAGCGCCAGACGGGCCGCACGGTCAGCGTGGTGCTGCCCGCGCTCGACGAGGAGGCCACCGTCGGGGCGATCGTGTCGGTGATCCGCGCCGAGCTGATGACCGAGACGGTCCCGCTCGTCGATGAGCTGGTGGTACTGGACTCCGGCTCCACCGACCGCACCGCCGAGGTCGCCGCGGCGGCCGGTGCCCGGGTCGTCCACCGCGACAGCGTCCTGCCCCGGCTGCCCGCCCTTCCCGGCAAGGGTGAGGTGCTGTGGCGCTCCCTCCTGGCCACCACCGGCGACATAGTCTGCTTCATCGACGCCGACCTGCGCGCCTTCTCCTCCGTCTTCGTCTCCGGGATCATCGGCCCGCTGCTGACGGATCCGGACCTCCAGTTCGTGAAGGCGATGTACGACCGACCCCTGGAGACCGGCGTCGAGGGCGCCGGAGCCGGGCAGGGCGGCCGGGTGACCGAGCTGGTGGCCCGCCCCCTCCTCAATCTCCACTGGCCGCAGCTGGCCGGCTTCGTCCAGCCCCTGGGCGGCGAGTACGCGGCCCGCCGTTCCCTGCTGGAGCGGCTGCCGTTCCCGGTCGGCTACGGCGTCGAGCTCGGCCTGCTGGTCGACGCCCTGCACACCGTCGGCCTCGACGCCCTCGCCCAGGTGGACGTCGGCGTGCGCAAGCACCGCCACCAGGACGGCCAGGCGCTGGGCCGGATGGCCGCCGCGATCTACCGGACCGCACAACTGCGCCTGACCCGCGGCCACTTGGTGCGTCCGCGGCTCACCCAGTTCGACCGCGGGGAGCAGGGCTTCGTCCCGCGCACGACGGAGGTGGACACCGAGGAGCGCCCCCCGATGGCCGAAATCCCGGAGTACGCGGCGCGGCGAGCGGCCTGA
- the thrC gene encoding threonine synthase, whose protein sequence is MAVQVTENTPTVALGPAAALSCRECGTRFPLGPIFACQECFGPLEVAYDLPSGDPESLRKQIEAGPDNIWRYAPLLPVPADVADKPNLNPGFTKLVKADRLAAELGVTGGLYVKDDSGNPTHSFKDRVVAIAVEAARAFGFTTLSCSSTGNLAGAVGAAARRAGFKSCVFIPHDLEAGKVVMAAVYGGDLVGIEGNYDDVNRFCSELIGDPLGEGWGFVNVNLRPYYGEGSKTLAYEICEQLGWQLPDQIVIPIASGSQLTKIDKGLKELIALGLVEDKPYKIFGAQAEGCSPVSTAFKAGQDVVRPQKPNTIAKSLAIGNPADGPYVLDIARRTGGAVEDVNDEQVVDAIKLLARTEGIFAETAGGVTVGVTKKLIEAGVLDPALTTVVLNTGDGLKTLDAVAPTTGPTATIRPDLDAFRAAGLAG, encoded by the coding sequence ATGGCTGTGCAAGTCACCGAAAACACCCCCACCGTCGCTCTGGGCCCCGCCGCCGCGCTGTCCTGCCGCGAGTGCGGCACGCGCTTCCCGCTCGGCCCGATCTTCGCGTGCCAGGAATGTTTCGGGCCGCTCGAAGTCGCCTACGACCTGCCGAGCGGCGACCCCGAGAGCCTGCGGAAGCAGATCGAGGCCGGTCCGGACAACATCTGGCGCTACGCCCCGCTGCTGCCGGTCCCCGCGGACGTGGCCGACAAGCCCAACCTGAACCCCGGTTTCACCAAGCTCGTCAAGGCCGACCGGCTCGCCGCCGAGCTGGGCGTCACCGGCGGGCTGTATGTGAAGGACGACTCCGGCAACCCGACGCACTCCTTCAAGGACCGCGTCGTGGCGATCGCCGTCGAGGCCGCCCGCGCCTTCGGCTTCACCACGCTCTCCTGCTCCTCCACCGGCAACCTCGCCGGTGCCGTCGGCGCCGCCGCCCGCCGCGCCGGTTTCAAGTCCTGCGTCTTCATCCCGCACGACCTGGAGGCCGGCAAGGTCGTCATGGCCGCGGTCTACGGCGGCGACCTGGTGGGCATCGAGGGCAACTACGACGACGTCAACCGCTTCTGCTCGGAGCTCATCGGCGACCCGCTGGGCGAGGGCTGGGGCTTCGTCAACGTCAATCTGCGTCCGTACTACGGCGAGGGTTCCAAGACTCTCGCGTACGAGATCTGTGAGCAGCTGGGCTGGCAGCTCCCGGACCAGATCGTCATCCCGATCGCGTCCGGCTCGCAGCTCACGAAGATCGACAAGGGGCTCAAGGAGCTGATCGCCCTCGGCCTGGTCGAGGACAAGCCGTACAAGATCTTCGGCGCCCAGGCGGAGGGCTGTTCGCCGGTGTCCACGGCCTTCAAGGCCGGGCAGGACGTCGTACGCCCGCAGAAGCCGAACACCATCGCCAAGTCACTGGCGATCGGCAACCCGGCCGACGGTCCGTACGTGCTCGACATCGCCCGCCGTACGGGTGGCGCTGTGGAGGACGTCAACGACGAGCAGGTCGTGGACGCGATCAAGCTGCTGGCCAGGACGGAAGGGATCTTCGCGGAGACCGCGGGCGGCGTGACCGTCGGCGTGACCAAGAAGCTCATCGAGGCCGGTGTCCTCGACCCCGCCCTGACCACCGTCGTCCTGAACACCGGTGACGGTCTCAAGACGCTGGACGCGGTCGCCCCGACCACCGGGCCCACGGCGACGATCCGTCCGGATCTGGACGCATTCCGCGCTGCCGGCCTGGCAGGCTGA
- a CDS encoding MoaD/ThiS family protein gives MSVKVRIPTILRTYTAGQAEVPAEGATLSEVIADLEQNHQGIAARVLDDAGKLRRFVNVYVNDDDVRFEQGLETPTPDGAGISIIPAVAGGC, from the coding sequence ATGAGCGTCAAGGTCCGCATCCCCACCATCCTCCGCACGTACACCGCCGGCCAGGCCGAGGTCCCCGCCGAGGGCGCGACCCTCTCCGAGGTGATCGCCGACCTGGAGCAGAACCACCAGGGCATCGCGGCCCGTGTGCTGGACGACGCCGGCAAGCTGCGCCGCTTCGTGAACGTGTACGTCAACGACGACGATGTGCGCTTCGAGCAGGGCCTGGAGACGCCGACCCCGGACGGCGCGGGCATCTCGATCATTCCGGCAGTGGCCGGCGGCTGCTGA